From the genome of Plectropomus leopardus isolate mb chromosome 9, YSFRI_Pleo_2.0, whole genome shotgun sequence:
aaagtataatgtaCAGATAATggaaaacataaagcaaaaggaatagtcaaacacatgatgacttggtttacatattggaaaaggaaaaaaaatatttaatcccaccccttctccataaatcattgaattttaattaaccagctttcttattaatttaaacctaCACTCTAATTATACACATACAGCCACATACTCAGAATCaaatattatttacagaaaaaaagaaaaacatgggggaaaaagttaatattaaacaatcacataaataaacaaaaacccCTGTAAACACCTGCAACATCATATTGTTTTCTGATATACAAAACGAGTAAATAAAATCCAACTCCACATATGGAGAGATATTTTCGAAAAATGTACCTTTGTATTTTACACTCTTATTTTGAAGACAAGCAATTTATTGCCGGAATCTGTCGCTGGCTACAGTTGCTAACTCCAAGCTAACGTTAGAGCAAAGCGGCTCGTTTGGCTGCCCTGAAAAGCGTTAATATCGCCTCAACTGAAAGGATCTATTCACTTTAAAACAtacaacagaacaaaacacaacacgCATAAAAGGTATGTATGAGGAATTTGATGCTGTTGCGAATATAAACAGCCGAAATGCGGGCCGTCGTCTTCGCGACCCCCCTTGTTGTGGTCAGAAAGGGCCTTACCTTGTGTTCAAAGGAAGCCAGTCTGGGACAGCTGCAGGGAAATATCTATAGAGATGACTACATGTAATTTGGTGAAccgttttgtgtatttttcttgcaATCCGTTAAGTGGAGAGCACACAGCTGCAGGcgaaaagaaaaactgctgtGTGATCTGTATGTGTGAGGGGGGAGGGGCTCTGTGGGCCTTGTGTTAATGTAAGCAATGTAGGGTTTATTcgctgactgttttttttctgctgtaaacagAGTGAAGACGTCTCAGTTTTCAGCTCACGGTTGGTCCCCCTCTGCGTGATCGCAGCCTCTGTGGGCTGCGCAGCCAGATGACCAGCAGACCTCATCTCTCATCATGAATCCTGTCAGCTACCATAGCATGCTGTCGTCTGTGAGCGGTGGACACCCCAATCTGGTCTTGGATCGTGTATTAAGCACTTCAAACTTGAAGAGTTGTCAGAAATGTGGATTTGCTTCTGCAGACGCAGCAGAGTTCAAGAAGCACATGCTCGAGCACAGAGGGCTGACGAGGTTTTACTGCTTTTACTGCAACAAAGTGTCATTCAGTGAGGCAGAGTTAAACGCTCACCTGAAGCAACACAATTCAACGTATCCGTTCAAGTGTCCGCACTGTGGACAGGGCTACATGAGGAGGCTGTGCCTTGTGAAACACATTGACCGTTTGCACAGTAAAAGCATCAGTCAAGTTCCTGCTAAGCCATGCACGATAAAAAATCCACATGTCTCCAGTGCCTTATCAAGTGTGCCCACTGCTGATCCATCACCACTTCGACCAGCTGTTCGGGTGACGGTGCCCCCTCTGAGTACACCTGCAGTCAGACTGGGTAAAGAtgaacagagagggaaaacactggaaacacacacatcacatggCACCAACGGTAACACAGAACTTTTGCCCCCTTTAAATGGAGTCATTCAGCAGAACAGAGCTCTGACAGTTTCTCTCCCAGAGGAGGTAACGATCCCCGCTGGCTGTTTGGTTGAACTTGTCGAGGTGAAAACTGTCAACGGGACAAAGGAGCTAAAGTTAAGGCTCGTCTCCCAACAAGAAAACGAGTCCGTGATAAAAGACACAAGGACTGCGGTCTCTCAAAACACTGCAGCGGGAAAGCCATTCTTATCCATGTTAAACCATCCAAACACGGTAAAGTCTGCGAGCATGGGGATGTGCAGCGTCAACAGGAAACAGTGTGATACAAAGACTGTGAATGTGGAGCGTCCTGCTGAGCGCTCAGGCAGTGTTTCCAAAAGCATCCCGAGTCAAGTTAGCAAAGACAAAGGTGGATTAAAAAGAGCATCGCAAGAAGTGATCAACTTAGAAAGCCACCCAGTCATTCCAAACAAGGTCCCCAAAAGCATCCTGAACCCTATAAGAGAAGGAAACAGCGGAGTTAAAGTTACACAGAGAGAACCTGTTAATCACAATGCAGCTCTGCCGTCTGTTATCTCCAACAGGGCCATCAACAGGTTCACACGCACCCTGCATCCAGAAAACATGGGAGCGTGTGTTTCTCAGAGGGCGATAGATGACAGGAAGAGTTTAATTCCTGAGCATTCCAAGAGCATCCCACCCAGGAGAGCGACTGACCTAAAAATCTCTGCAGATAACATGTCGGTGGCTGTTAAGGTGGAACCAGGGGAGATGAAAAACAACACGccttcaaaaataaagaaagaggcGCTGGATTTGAACCAGCAAAAATCTCCTGCCTTGAGTGTTCTCTTAGGTGCACCTCCCCAAGTGAGGCCTCCAACGACTTTGGTTTCCAAGGATAATGTTGCAAAGTCATCCTTTTCAATACCCAAGACTCTAAATGAGCCGCCCGCAGTCAGAAAACCGGTGCTTTCCAACCGcacaaattcaaaaatgtcGGCTTGGACCCAGGAAGTCAGATCCAATGCCGGAGAAGGAGACATGCCGGAGCCTGAGGGGTTTCCCGTCATCTcgtctgtgttttctttgagtCAACAACCAGAGGACGTCCAAGGCAACATGCAACCTCTTGTAATGGCTCTGCGCGGTATAGTGATGGATAAAAGTAACAACTCCAGTAGTACAACACAAGATCACGTCAAGATAAGaaacagcacagagcaggtgaaGGAGGTGCCAAAGATGAGGTTCTGTGCTCGGATGGCCACAAAAGATGGATCGATCAACGGCAACCTTGTATTGACAGAGCAGACCAATGAGTCTGTGAAAGTGGAGGAGCACGATAAAGGTATTCAGCACCCTCCTGTACCGACCAACAACCACATCCAtgtcaaaaaggaaaagaaaagcattaaGCCAACAGACAGTAAGGAATGCAGTAACACTCCTGCTTCCATATCTTCGACATATGAGGATTCGGTTTCCACGTGTGTAAATGCTCCGGAGTCTCTGCAGCAATCGGCAAAAAGTGAGCATGACATCTCAAAGTTCCTCACCGTGTCTCTGAAAAGGGTTCAACTTGgcatctggaaaaaaagcaaaaagggaTTGAAACTTAGGATATCCAAATACAAGACTCAGGTACCCATGAGAAGTCTTTCAGATTGCACTGTTATTTACCCAATGCCGCTGAAGGTGGACCAGCTGGTGAAACGACCGGGCCCCAACCAGCCTGTGGTGGTGCTCAATCACCCAAAGCCCCGGGTGTCCGGTCAGGGAGCGAGGGTGGACTCTTTAGCGAATGCCCCTGTGGTGGCTCCAAAGTGCCAAATCTTAAAAATGAGGCTGAGCAAAGTGATGGGGCAGAAGTATGAGGTGATGGGGTGCACTGTCGGAGTCTTTCCTTGAACGCATTAGTGGAGAGAAGTGTACATTAATGAGAACTAGCACTACAATGGGAGGATGctgacttaaaaaaagacaaaatattagggcagttattttctttaaagaagcattagatttaaaaagaacGGACATCTGCTTATCACTGAACTTTGTGTTATATGTTTATACAGGCATGGGATATGGATTACTTAAGTGCAATGATATGAAAAATGGACCATCTGCTGTAGTTGATTGCAGTCAGTGATACACATGTTAAGTACTGTTTAAGAAGTTTGAGAAAGCAGGCAATTTGTCAAGAGTTGAGGCGAAAATGCATGCTGTTCACTTTAACATATTTGCATCAGTATTGTTTTGCAGTTCATCTGGCTCCTGCTAGATACACCCTGAATTTGATGTGCAACACCTGAGTTTTAAAATCATTGTGTCCTTACCTGCTCAGGATGTTTAAAATGCCATTAAGATGTGGGACATGCACAGCTCCCTATTTAACAATGGAAACGAGTGGTGAATATTAAggatatactatgcaggattttcgtAATCTGagtacagacagagcagcagaacgtcaggcgcaTTATATGTCAAAGTCAACCACTCATTGTGttgagtctaaaagtttgcattcactggcagcagctgctcctctcgcCATTGATCTGCCTACCCGCCTGCGCTGTGCTCACAAACCCATTTGTGGGTGTTTACAAATAATATCCAACAATCCTGCACAGTATAACTTAAAGTAATGATCAAATGTTATGTGAGATGTCATTTCTTTTGGGTGAAACCTCATATTAAATTTTTAGCACAAATATATACATTGAAAAAATGCCTTGTGCCAGTATAAACCCccattttctgttgttaaaaccAGTCCACGGCGAGGGACACAAGGCACTTACAAGCCTATAAAAAGTTTTACTTCTTGGACAGTGTCCCTGCTTTCTTCATTTGTTGGCGAAAACAGGTTGTTATATACACAGATGCTGCATCCTAATTCAGGAGCTGCATCCAACAAGTCAGCACTGTACAAGTGGTGAATAAGGCCCGTCCGATATCAAATGCTAAAAGAGAAATGCTGCTTTGTTTGAGCTCACATGCAGTATCataagccccttttacacacaGATTGCGTCATAGAGCCGCTATGAAGTCCCTTTTTTAcattgccttttcatttttacacagaaccaaaacacagcagcattaTCCCGCTCTagtgtgtaattttaaataGCCTGCTGGCATCGTGGAAACAAGAGAGGCATTTAACACAACCACATCAGACTCCATTGTGACATAGAACATACGTACATGTCAGCGGCGTAACGTGTCAAGTACAAACATTTAGCGTCTCTGTTACTTGACCattgatctcgtcctctgctcgaATGGTAAGGAGCTCcagaatctcattgtttttcgGATTTGTGGACTTTTATGGCTCCCATGGTGGGTCGCATGTGTAACACGCTATCAAAATGATACACCTGTCACGCCCATGATATCATCCTGCCGACAGAGAAAGTATATACAGATGGGCGAGGCAGCATAATGGCACAATATTCCCGCCTTGGAACAGTCAGTGTAAAAGGGACCATATGTGTATCTTTCAGCATTGGCCAGAAGTGTAGTGGTGCATTCAGGCACTCTTTGCAAACTCTTACATTTGGGAGATATTGCATGTCATATTCTCCACACGGTCATCAGTCACTGGTAAATTCATCAGATTAACTGGACCAGTAAAAAAGACACGTATAGGTGTAAATAATGGAAGCTGGGGATGCACACCactgtttatcagtttgaatGTGTTGTAAATCACCCGATGTTGCAGAGAAACGGACGAAACGTTTGAGTGCCGTCCCTCGTTTTGTGTGAAGTGAAATGTCACAGCTGTACTTTAAACTTGGAATGTGCCCCAGCTTCTCACACCAGTTTACCACTTTGCTGGCCATACTTGGTGATACACgttaatgtttttgattttatctgCTGGCGACCAGTGCCTGAGAGTTTGAGAGTTTTTGTGTCTGAGAGACCGGAGCTAAAAGCTTAAGTTTTGACAATACTAATATTCcagatggattaaaaaaaagttaattcaaAGAAgtattctgcatttttatttacactttcAGTCTTATTTAAATCTGAATTTCAGGAACACAgtgtaatttttattatttttaccacATTAGGTGTTAGTTTTCTTAAAATGCCAATGTGTAATTCATCacatatattttgtaattaacTTATTGGAGGCCCCAGAAACAAGTGTTAATGCCATGTTGAGTGATTGTAATTCCTTGTGCCCTacattttgctccttttttaaaaaaaaaataatgaaataaatgccATATCATCCATGTATAGCCTCTTTGCAGCTTTAAACAGAGGTGCAAGATGGAGCAGACAAAAGCAGCTGGTTTATTACTGTAACAGAAAGACACGTTTGTGTTTTATCTTATCTGTACATACAAAGTGACTGTGGTGATTCTGGGAACCTGTTAAAACTTGTATGATTTTCAAAAAGGACACTTTGCAGATCCGTTGCTCTTCCTACGACTGCATATCAACACTCTTGTCTATAATGTAACCAAGATGTATCAGGTGCTAGACCTATGATCCTATGTAAAGGTTTTGGTTGCCCAGTTTTTATCGTGTATATATGTTTCAATCACCCACAGATTCTATTGTGTATATACCTATACATCTAAAATGTGATATCTGTTGTTGATACTCAGTAGGGAATGGATTACATTCCACAGCCTCttctgcagcagcagtaatGTTGTGCTTTATTATCCTAACACTGCAGTGTCTGAACCTGccgtgttgtttttgttttataaatatatatatatatatatataattataattattttaaaggtgTTTAGGGTGTGACTGttgtttctgaatgtttttactttgcccTTCATTCAGTCCTCATGCGTGTTAGACTTACCCTTTTgctgttaaaactgttttttggttttactaCATTCGCAGTGTTCATTATCGTGTTCCATGCTTTTATAATAACAGTTGTCTAACTCCTcttttttctattaaaacatGATCACAGTTTTATGGCCTGTTGCCGTTTGTTCAACAGAATAACATAAACTGCACAATCATCACATGCCCTTTCTCATAGGTCAACAGGTCTCTGAACACACTTAGAAACTCTCAAGCCGTATTGTTAAAAAAGAGACCACTGGAGCATTTTCACAGTGCACATTTTAACCTGACCTAGTACAAAAAGCACAGGTTTTATTCAGGCAAACATGTCTGAACTTTGGCCCAGGGGCCCAGTTGTGCCCCTCAGACCCACTTAAgcatttagggactgttttaCGCGATTTTCACCTAATACTTAATACTTGACAAAAGGTAGATTAACCTAACTCGCTCTGATAACCTTACTGCTGCACAGGGCCACATATATATACTTCTGACTCTAATCTGAAATGTTTGAATTAGAAAAAGAttatttgtcaattaaaaaaaaaaacatttggttaaaaatatcttgaaaaagcaaagaaaactgAAAGTAGTTTAAGCGTGCCACTGTTAACTGTGACACTGAGGGAAGCATGCACAGCACCAGCACCCTGAAACCGAAGCACGTAGCtgtttttaaccatgttttctcagtgtctgtttgtttgctcacaaattattatcttatttgattatttttggtgtGATTTGTGTGTATCTATTGTGTTTTAACTGTGCTGTTTTAACTGTACATCATTGAAATTGTGGTTATGCTGTCAATGATTCCTTGAGATTTCGATACAGGTTGAATGATTAAAGTGATCAAATAGTTAAAATTAGCTcaacctttaccagctgcaacattagtGATGTtcacacattaatgcagcactaataataattaatggaTGCgatgtatatattattttgaaatgggcCGCTCTGCATAATcttaactttcactttttgtagtctattttaagtatattttgctTACTATATTATGCTTATCCATAtgcacttttacttaagtaagattTTGAGTGCAGGACTTACAGTGGTATTCCTATTTTTACTAAGGTAAAAGACCTCCTTCACCCAGACTCCTGCCTTTTGTAGATGTTTTACATATGAAAATTATCAAACTGCCCAATGGTAGGTCAGTACGGTAAGCCAGTGACTCCACCTATTTTCTACACATAAGTGCTTTTGTGTTTCATGCTGTGGTGTGGAGTTAAGGATTTCTCTCtccaaagaaaaaatgactggaCTCACCCAGTTCAGGTCAGGTCTGTTAAAACTCCAGGGATGCCACTAACggaaaaaaactcaatttacGATCCCCTGAACTCACAGTAACCTGAGAATTGCTAAAAACTTGCACATTCCAGAAAGACAGGAACTATCAGCAAGCACACACGCAACATCCTGAGACAGAACAAAGGGACTGATCTTCACATTTCGGGTTACAGTTTAATTATGACACAATACTGTAATTAATTTGTGCTTTGTGTAATAGTAGTtttgtgctttctttttctttttcattttttttgtttttattggcagcCGGAAGATTTACAAAAATGGCAGTTACAAAAACTTTGCTCCAAGCCTGTTTGGTGATTATTAATCCCAACAAAATCAAGTGCTTAAagataatagataaataaataagccaaGAAACTCGTAAGCAGGTAAATGAGCAGAAGCATACAAGGatggataaattaaaaaaaataaaataggtaaacagcagcaataataataaactttatttgtatagcaacATCATACAAGAAATGTCACCCAGCGCGTTTTGAATCAGAGAAATTAAATGTCATAAGTGCTTCACATGAGAAGATATAGaagacattaaaacataataaaacccacatgtaaaaataaaataagaataaaatacaaagaatgCATCCTCACATTGATAAAATACctgtaaaagtaagataaaaatatagataaaaatacaattcacaacatgagatggaaaataaaacctaataaggtcattttaataaaaaataaagctgaaaataaagtgtataaaatgcatacaattaaggaaaatacaacatttcaaAGAGGTGCCAGCAGTGTgcaagtaataataataactcattGCATGTGACTTCATCTTTAGTAATACACGTGTGACTATGACCTATGGAGTTGCATAAAAAGTGGGGAGGTCCGGGAATAAAGATTTGGCAGAGTGTTAGCTGCTGGGTTGAGTATgatgccaaaaagaaaaatagttaaaaagagaaaagagaaaaagataaatgtcCTGGGTGTTGTATCTAATTAATAGCCTCTCTTCGGA
Proteins encoded in this window:
- the LOC121948563 gene encoding RE1-silencing transcription factor, which gives rise to MNPVSYHSMLSSVSGGHPNLVLDRVLSTSNLKSCQKCGFASADAAEFKKHMLEHRGLTRFYCFYCNKVSFSEAELNAHLKQHNSTYPFKCPHCGQGYMRRLCLVKHIDRLHSKSISQVPAKPCTIKNPHVSSALSSVPTADPSPLRPAVRVTVPPLSTPAVRLGKDEQRGKTLETHTSHGTNGNTELLPPLNGVIQQNRALTVSLPEEVTIPAGCLVELVEVKTVNGTKELKLRLVSQQENESVIKDTRTAVSQNTAAGKPFLSMLNHPNTVKSASMGMCSVNRKQCDTKTVNVERPAERSGSVSKSIPSQVSKDKGGLKRASQEVINLESHPVIPNKVPKSILNPIREGNSGVKVTQREPVNHNAALPSVISNRAINRFTRTLHPENMGACVSQRAIDDRKSLIPEHSKSIPPRRATDLKISADNMSVAVKVEPGEMKNNTPSKIKKEALDLNQQKSPALSVLLGAPPQVRPPTTLVSKDNVAKSSFSIPKTLNEPPAVRKPVLSNRTNSKMSAWTQEVRSNAGEGDMPEPEGFPVISSVFSLSQQPEDVQGNMQPLVMALRGIVMDKSNNSSSTTQDHVKIRNSTEQVKEVPKMRFCARMATKDGSINGNLVLTEQTNESVKVEEHDKGIQHPPVPTNNHIHVKKEKKSIKPTDSKECSNTPASISSTYEDSVSTCVNAPESLQQSAKSEHDISKFLTVSLKRVQLGIWKKSKKGLKLRISKYKTQVPMRSLSDCTVIYPMPLKVDQLVKRPGPNQPVVVLNHPKPRVSGQGARVDSLANAPVVAPKCQILKMRLSKVMGQKYEVMGCTVGVFP